In a genomic window of Primulina huaijiensis isolate GDHJ02 chromosome 10, ASM1229523v2, whole genome shotgun sequence:
- the LOC140986880 gene encoding probable serine/threonine-protein kinase PBL7 has product MLKWPGHCSCFGRNKEIKLKSEPHLNEKSIGSMSMKIEQRLDTADSNDHGKSNGLIIFSYRELATATNNFRQESLLGEGGFGPVYKGKIETTGQIVAVKQLNHSGLQGDKEFLVEVLMLSNLQHPNLVSLIGYCAEGEQRLLVYEFMPLGSLECHLHDLTPDMQPLDWNTRMQIAAGAAKGLDFLHNQAKPQVIYRDLKASNILLSEEFHPKLSDFGLAKFGPDDDKSHVSTRVMGTRGYCAPEYAQTGKLTVKSDVYNFGVFLLELITGRRAVEVTQGSTMHMLVDWARPMLKERKKFVNLADPLLKGRFSEHILSKAVEVALMCLQEDAQSRPSMSDIAHAMNYLTSLSLEYDSNTDHKTDEGGVQRSEFKEQETSKQLDIENQDRELAVAEAKMWGETCREKKGEHIRPDYSNR; this is encoded by the exons ATGTTGAAATGGCCAGGCCATTGTTCATGTTTTGGAAGAAACAAGGAGATCAAGTTGAAAAGCGAACCACATCTTAATGAAAAGTCAATAG gGAGTATGAGTATGAAAATAGAGCAAAGGCTTGATACTGCAGACTCAAATGATCATGGTAAAAGTAATGGCTTGATCATATTTAGCTACCGCGAGCTGGCTACTGCAACGAACAACTTTAGGCAAGAATCCCTTCTCGGGGAAGGTGGTTTTGGCCCAGTATACAAGGGCAAAATAGAAACCACTGGCCAG ATTGTTGCTGTTAAACAGTTAAATCATTCTGGTTTGCAAGGTGACAAGGAGTTTCTGGTGGAAGTTCTCATGCTTTCTAATCTGCAGCACCCTAACCTCGTGAGCTTGATTGGATATTGTGCCGAAGGGGAGCAACGCCTTCTTGTGTATGAATTCATGCCTTTGGGATCTTTGGAATGTCACCTCCATG ATCTTACACCTGATATGCAGCCATTAGATTGGAATACAAGGATGCAAATAGCAGCTGGTGCAGCCAAAGGATTGGATTTCCTGCATAACCAAGCTAAGCCTCAAGTAATCTACAGGGACCTGAAAGCATCTAACATATTATTAAGTGAAGAGTTCCACCCGAAACTATCAGATTTCGGTCTCGCCAAGTTTGGTCCAGATGATGATAAGTCACATGTCTCCACCAGGGTAATGGGTACTCGAGGATACTGCGCCCCAGAATATGCTCAAACTGGAAAACTTACAGTGAAGTCTGATGTATACAATTTCGGTGTTTTTCTGTTGGAGTTGATCACCGGACGTAGAGCGGTGGAGGTGACTCAAGGAAGCACAATGCACATGCTTGTAGATTGG GCAAGACCTATGTTGAAGGAGCGCAAGAAGTTCGTGAATCTGGCAGATCCACTACTAAAAGGCCGATTTTCAGAGCATATCTTAAGCAAGGCCGTAGAAGTGGCTCTAATGTGTCTCCAAGAAGATGCACAATCTCGGCCTAGCATGAGTGACATAGCGCATGCCATGAATTACTTGACATCCCTATCTTTGGAGTATGATTCGAATACAGATCATAAAACCGACGAAGGAGGTGTACAAAGAAGTGAGTTTAAGGAACAGGAAACGTCCAAACAGTTGGACATCGAAAATCAGGACCGAGAGCTTGCCGTTGCAGAGGCTAAGATGTGGGGTGAGACTTGTAGAGAGAAAAAAGGCGAACATATTAGGCCGGATTATTCGAACCGATGA
- the LOC140986063 gene encoding cation/H(+) antiporter 15-like isoform X2 encodes MHRYIIRRGISHQSASRSGGFIRGASSPIPILLIIPFLSFWHSSPSPPSSFSSPLACSALSANPAWLSTYWLVWLWVHRFWAVFGCMFYFFLIGVQMDPWILRKIERKEIIIGISTVVLALMLSISASSIVSRLSYSLTTPTLGLVAITSSVLSFPIVARYLTELKMANTEFGRVALTSSLVSNAFGFCIITITILTHENGSNSWIEVIRSIAVGSGFVLLVAFVVRPIILWALQRSPEGEPLKQSFIYMVFVGVAMAGFCSKAVGLNIFFGPLVYGMVIPAGPPLGSALTQKLDFITSWIFMPLYFVKNGLVIDVFKVTIGDYLTVQSVILIASVGKFLGATLSSIFGGIPLRESVQIGLVMNVQGVLELGLYKMFKRNKAIDENTFVVLCTSMLVVTAICTNLLRYLYDPLRRHTFYKRRTMLDLRPDSELRVLACVHHQENVLSIIELLESFHPTKRSPVDVYLLHLVELAGRAHPLLIPHKLEKINSAKTHTPISIINAFQILQQKYHGAITVHPFTGISPYASMHDEVCQMAVDRRISLVIIPFHRRFNSTAESSSLGIKMMNDKVLQMVPCTTAIVVDRAPTIISSSATTGAPPSSHGDLFGVAVFFIGGPDDREALAIGSRMAAEINIHLTIYRLILRDEAISIDIEDTNMEKKLDNEVMSEILAKSRYDSDQRVSYVEEVVRDGTGTVALIRSIENEHETIIVGRRHDTKSPLLGGLSDWSEDSELGTIGDMFALVDSKATSTILVIKNHITHSLSNKFTMEEIGRTDTM; translated from the exons ATGCACAGATATATCATCCGCAGGGGAATCTCTCATCAATCTGCATCCCGATCGGGAGGTTTTATTCGAGGGGCATCTTCGCCAATACCAATCCTCTTGATTATTCCGTTCCTCTCATTCTGGCACAGCTCTCCCTCTCCTCCGTCTTCATTCTCTTCACCTCTCGCCTGCTCAGCCCTCTCGGCCAACCCAGCATGGTTATCCACATACTG GCTGGTTTGGCTTTGGGTCCATCGTTTTTGGGCAG TGTTtggttgcatgttctacttcTTCCTTATTGGAGTGCAGATGGATCCCTGGATATTGAGAAAGATTGAGAGGAAAGAGATAATCATCGGGATTTCCACCGTCGTCCTGGCATTAATGTTAAGCATCTCTGCCTCATCCATCGTATCACGGCTCAGCTATAGTTTGACAACCCCCACTCTTGGTCTGGTGGCTATCACGTCGTCTGTGCTTAGTTTTCCAATCGTAGCTCGCTACCTCACGGAATTAAAAATGGCGAATACGGAGTTTGGGAGAGTGGCCTTGACATCATCCTTGGTCAGCAATGCATTTGGCTTCTGCATCATAACCATCACTATCTTGACGCATGAAAATGGTTCAAATTCCTGGATCGAGGTTATAAGAAGTATTGCAGTAGGGTCTGGCTTTGTGCTGTTGGTTGCTTTCGTGGTCCGACCCATTATTCTATGGGCATTgcaaagaagcccggagggagAACCCTTGAAGCAAAGCTTCATTTACATGGTGTTTGTTGGTGTTGCGATGGCTGGATTTTGCAGTAAAGCTGTCGGGCTCAACATTTTCTTTGGCCCTCTGGTTTATGGGATGGTGATACCCGCAGGCCCTCCCTTGGGATCAGCCCTCACGCAGAAGCTAGACTTCATCACTTCTTGGATCTTTATGCCTCTCTACTTCGTGAAGAACGGGCTGGTCATCGACGTATTCAAGGTTACCATTGGAGACTATTTGACAGTGCAGTCAGTCATACTCATCGCCAGCGTCGGAAAGTTTCTTGGAGCAACGCTCTCTTCCATTTTTGGAGGAATACCACTTAGGGAATCAGTTCAGATTGGCCTTGTGATGAATGTACAAGGTGTTTTGGAACTAGGTCTGTACAAGATGTTTAAGAGAAACAAG GCAATAGATGAAAATACATTCGTGGTTTTGTGCACATCAATGTTAGTTGTTACTGCTATCTGCACCAATTTGCTCAGGTATTTGTACGATCCTTTGCGGAGGCACACATTTTACAAGAGGAGAACAATGTTGGACTTGAGGCCAGACTCCGAACTCCGGGTCTTAGCTTGCGTGCACCACCAAGAAAACGTCCTCTCCATAATCGAACTTCTTGAAAGCTTCCATCCTACAAAGCGCAGCCCCGTTGATGTGTATTTGTTACACCTTGTCGAGCTTGCTGGTCGTGCTCATCCACTGCTCATTCCCCACAAATTGGAAAAAATAAACTCTGCCAAGACCCACACACCGATAAGTATCATCAATGCCTTCCAAATCTTGCAGCAAAAATACCATGGAGCCATCACCGTACATCCCTTTACTGGGATATCTCCTTATGCAAGTATGCACGATGAAGTGTGTCAGATGGCAGTGGACAGGAGGATTTCGCTCGTGATCATTCCATTTCACCGGAGATTTAACTCAACCGCTGAATCGTCATCGTTAGGTATCAAGATGATGAATGACAAAGTTCTCCAAATGGTGCCTTGTACCACAGCCATCGTGGTCGACAGAGCACCAACCATTATATCATCATCAGCCACAACAGGAGCACCGCCATCATCACACGGGGACCTATTCGGAGTGGCTGTTTTTTTCATCGGGGGCCCAGACGACCGAGAGGCACTTGCTATAGGATCAAGGATGGCGGCAGAAATCAACATCCACTTGACCATATATCGGCTGATCCTCAGGGACGAGGCAATCAGTATTGATATCGAGGATACAAACATGGAAAAGAAGTTGGACAACGAAGTTATGAGTGAGATATTGGCGAAATCACGATATGATAGTGATCAGAGGGTGAGTTATGTAGAAGAAGTGGTGAGAGATGGGACCGGGACAGTCGCGCTGATTCGATCCATAGAGAACGAGCACGAGACCATAATAGTTGGGAGACGACACGACACGAAATCCCCACTGTTGGGAGGCCTTTCAGATTGGAGTGAGGATTCGGAACTGGGAACAATAGGAGACATGTTTGCTTTGGTAGATTCAAAGGCTACTTCCACCATCCTTGTGATTAAAAACCACATCACCCATTCATTATCTAACAAGTTTACAATGGAAGAAATTGGAAGAACAGATACTATGTAA
- the LOC140986063 gene encoding cation/H(+) antiporter 15-like isoform X1, which translates to MGSIAMEPDDIVSYAQIYHPQGNLSSICIPIGRFYSRGIFANTNPLDYSVPLILAQLSLSSVFILFTSRLLSPLGQPSMVIHILAGLALGPSFLGRFAGFTELVYPYESLILLDAFAVFGCMFYFFLIGVQMDPWILRKIERKEIIIGISTVVLALMLSISASSIVSRLSYSLTTPTLGLVAITSSVLSFPIVARYLTELKMANTEFGRVALTSSLVSNAFGFCIITITILTHENGSNSWIEVIRSIAVGSGFVLLVAFVVRPIILWALQRSPEGEPLKQSFIYMVFVGVAMAGFCSKAVGLNIFFGPLVYGMVIPAGPPLGSALTQKLDFITSWIFMPLYFVKNGLVIDVFKVTIGDYLTVQSVILIASVGKFLGATLSSIFGGIPLRESVQIGLVMNVQGVLELGLYKMFKRNKAIDENTFVVLCTSMLVVTAICTNLLRYLYDPLRRHTFYKRRTMLDLRPDSELRVLACVHHQENVLSIIELLESFHPTKRSPVDVYLLHLVELAGRAHPLLIPHKLEKINSAKTHTPISIINAFQILQQKYHGAITVHPFTGISPYASMHDEVCQMAVDRRISLVIIPFHRRFNSTAESSSLGIKMMNDKVLQMVPCTTAIVVDRAPTIISSSATTGAPPSSHGDLFGVAVFFIGGPDDREALAIGSRMAAEINIHLTIYRLILRDEAISIDIEDTNMEKKLDNEVMSEILAKSRYDSDQRVSYVEEVVRDGTGTVALIRSIENEHETIIVGRRHDTKSPLLGGLSDWSEDSELGTIGDMFALVDSKATSTILVIKNHITHSLSNKFTMEEIGRTDTM; encoded by the exons ATGGGGTCTATTGCAATGGAACCCGATGACATAGTTTCATATGCACAGATATATCATCCGCAGGGGAATCTCTCATCAATCTGCATCCCGATCGGGAGGTTTTATTCGAGGGGCATCTTCGCCAATACCAATCCTCTTGATTATTCCGTTCCTCTCATTCTGGCACAGCTCTCCCTCTCCTCCGTCTTCATTCTCTTCACCTCTCGCCTGCTCAGCCCTCTCGGCCAACCCAGCATGGTTATCCACATACTG GCTGGTTTGGCTTTGGGTCCATCGTTTTTGGGCAGGTTTGCTGGCTTTACAGAACTTGTGTATCCCTATGAGAGTCTGATCCTTCTTGATGCATTTGCAGTGTTtggttgcatgttctacttcTTCCTTATTGGAGTGCAGATGGATCCCTGGATATTGAGAAAGATTGAGAGGAAAGAGATAATCATCGGGATTTCCACCGTCGTCCTGGCATTAATGTTAAGCATCTCTGCCTCATCCATCGTATCACGGCTCAGCTATAGTTTGACAACCCCCACTCTTGGTCTGGTGGCTATCACGTCGTCTGTGCTTAGTTTTCCAATCGTAGCTCGCTACCTCACGGAATTAAAAATGGCGAATACGGAGTTTGGGAGAGTGGCCTTGACATCATCCTTGGTCAGCAATGCATTTGGCTTCTGCATCATAACCATCACTATCTTGACGCATGAAAATGGTTCAAATTCCTGGATCGAGGTTATAAGAAGTATTGCAGTAGGGTCTGGCTTTGTGCTGTTGGTTGCTTTCGTGGTCCGACCCATTATTCTATGGGCATTgcaaagaagcccggagggagAACCCTTGAAGCAAAGCTTCATTTACATGGTGTTTGTTGGTGTTGCGATGGCTGGATTTTGCAGTAAAGCTGTCGGGCTCAACATTTTCTTTGGCCCTCTGGTTTATGGGATGGTGATACCCGCAGGCCCTCCCTTGGGATCAGCCCTCACGCAGAAGCTAGACTTCATCACTTCTTGGATCTTTATGCCTCTCTACTTCGTGAAGAACGGGCTGGTCATCGACGTATTCAAGGTTACCATTGGAGACTATTTGACAGTGCAGTCAGTCATACTCATCGCCAGCGTCGGAAAGTTTCTTGGAGCAACGCTCTCTTCCATTTTTGGAGGAATACCACTTAGGGAATCAGTTCAGATTGGCCTTGTGATGAATGTACAAGGTGTTTTGGAACTAGGTCTGTACAAGATGTTTAAGAGAAACAAG GCAATAGATGAAAATACATTCGTGGTTTTGTGCACATCAATGTTAGTTGTTACTGCTATCTGCACCAATTTGCTCAGGTATTTGTACGATCCTTTGCGGAGGCACACATTTTACAAGAGGAGAACAATGTTGGACTTGAGGCCAGACTCCGAACTCCGGGTCTTAGCTTGCGTGCACCACCAAGAAAACGTCCTCTCCATAATCGAACTTCTTGAAAGCTTCCATCCTACAAAGCGCAGCCCCGTTGATGTGTATTTGTTACACCTTGTCGAGCTTGCTGGTCGTGCTCATCCACTGCTCATTCCCCACAAATTGGAAAAAATAAACTCTGCCAAGACCCACACACCGATAAGTATCATCAATGCCTTCCAAATCTTGCAGCAAAAATACCATGGAGCCATCACCGTACATCCCTTTACTGGGATATCTCCTTATGCAAGTATGCACGATGAAGTGTGTCAGATGGCAGTGGACAGGAGGATTTCGCTCGTGATCATTCCATTTCACCGGAGATTTAACTCAACCGCTGAATCGTCATCGTTAGGTATCAAGATGATGAATGACAAAGTTCTCCAAATGGTGCCTTGTACCACAGCCATCGTGGTCGACAGAGCACCAACCATTATATCATCATCAGCCACAACAGGAGCACCGCCATCATCACACGGGGACCTATTCGGAGTGGCTGTTTTTTTCATCGGGGGCCCAGACGACCGAGAGGCACTTGCTATAGGATCAAGGATGGCGGCAGAAATCAACATCCACTTGACCATATATCGGCTGATCCTCAGGGACGAGGCAATCAGTATTGATATCGAGGATACAAACATGGAAAAGAAGTTGGACAACGAAGTTATGAGTGAGATATTGGCGAAATCACGATATGATAGTGATCAGAGGGTGAGTTATGTAGAAGAAGTGGTGAGAGATGGGACCGGGACAGTCGCGCTGATTCGATCCATAGAGAACGAGCACGAGACCATAATAGTTGGGAGACGACACGACACGAAATCCCCACTGTTGGGAGGCCTTTCAGATTGGAGTGAGGATTCGGAACTGGGAACAATAGGAGACATGTTTGCTTTGGTAGATTCAAAGGCTACTTCCACCATCCTTGTGATTAAAAACCACATCACCCATTCATTATCTAACAAGTTTACAATGGAAGAAATTGGAAGAACAGATACTATGTAA